CATAAAGATTTTATAAAAATGGTTCAATTCGCTTCTGAAAAGTATATCTGGACACGTACTGCGACAAATGCCGTTATTATTGATCAGAACGAATACTATAAGGCGATTGTGGATGCTGGAATTGGCGAAATGCTGCTTTCCATAGATGGCACAACAAAGGAAACATACGAAAAAATCAGGGTAAACTCTAATTTTGAACGAGTTGTGAAAAACGCAAAACTTATTAACAATTACTGTAATAAGGTAGGTATAGATAAAACAAGGATGTGGGCAGTGCTTCAAAAGGAAAATTTTCACGAGCTATATAACTTTGTGCCATTTGCCAAAGAGCTTGGTTTTAAAAGATTAACACTGACAATAAATCTTGGTTTTGTTGGGGACAAAACACTACAAGAGATAAATCGCCCTAAAGATATTTCAAAGACGATAACACAGGATAACGTCGATAGGCTTTTGGAGCTTGCTGACAGGGCGGAAATCGATTTAACCTTTTGGTATATTACGACAAAATATACAAAAGACAATCTTTGTCCATGGCCATTTGAGAGGGCATTTATTTCTTGTGATAAATATATCTGTCCGTGCTGCACAATAACAAACACCAAGGCTGTCAATTTTGGGCAGGCGGAGCACTTCTCCGAAATATGGTTTTCAGAGCTCTACCGTAACTTCAGGGCAGCTCATAAGGAGGGAAATATTCCCCATGAATGCAGATTTTGCTATAAAAAGGATGGATTAACGGAAAAATGAAAAAAGCTCTGGTTTTAGGCGGCGGCTTTGCAGGGTGTACTATAAGCTATTTTTTGAAGCAAAAGGGATTTGAAGTAACGATAATAGAAGCCACGGAATATCTAGGCGGCGGTTGCCGTACGTTTTTTTACCACGGACATCCATACACTTACGGCCCGCGCCATCTTATCATAAACAAAGAAAAAATGTTTCTGTGGGATTATTTCAGCCGGTTCCTTACCCTCAGGCAAATTCACCACCATACAATGACATTTGTCGGACAAGACAACCGTTTTTACACCTTTCCTATACATGTCGATGAGATAGAAGACATGCCAGATAAAGACAATATCAACGAAGAGTTAAAAAACAGAGGAGATGTTGCAAGTGCAAAGAATCTTGAGGACTACTGGATAAACTCTGTAGGGGAGATACTATACAACAAATTTGTAAAGGATTATAACAAGAAAATGTGGATAACAGACGACAATAGAAGCCTTGACGAGTTTGCGTTTTCTCCCAAAGGCGTGCCTCTGAAAACAGGCTCAAAGGAATGTTTTGCGGAAACAATGGTACTTGCATATCCTACCGAACTTGACGGATACAACTCCTATTTCGATAAATGCACAGAGGGTTGTAATATTATTCCTAAAACATTTGTAGAAAAAATCGATATAGAAAGAAAACGGGTATTTGTCAACGACACATGGATAGAGGGAGACATTATGGTATCCACTGTCCCTGTTGATTTACTGTTTGGATACCGATACGGACCACTAAAGTTTGTAGGCAAAGAGTTTTTAAAAATCATCCTTCCTGTTGAAAAAATTACACCGGAGCCATATTATTTTATCCACTATGCATCGGATGAACCTTTCTTAAGAGTAGTTGAGTATAAACTTCTAACCGGCTACAAATCCTCCGATACTTTGATTTTAGTTGAGTTTCCATCTATGAAAAATAAACTCTACCCTTATCCGGTAAAATCGGAAATAGAGAAAGCACAAAGATATTTAAACTCGCTGCCGCAAGACGTTTACTCCATAGGCCGACTTGGAAAGTACCATTACAACGGTATGTGTGACGTTGTTGAGGACTGCATGAAATTACAGGACAGGTTATGATTGGGCCAGCTTTAAGGAACTAAATCCGGAGGGACTCTTGCGACCTTATATTTATCTGTGGCGACAGTTGTAAAAGCATTATTAAGGTGCACGTTCTTTAAACCATGAAATTGAAAAAGGCTCTTCTCTTTTTTGTCAATCAAATATTTTTTATTTATAAGGTGTTGTCTGTCCTTGTATGGTTTTTTAAAATTAAAAATGCACTGAAAAAATCGGATAATATATTATTGTCCGAAGGCGGGTTCGGACACTCAATAATTGACCCCGAGATGTTGAGGCGCATGTATGTAAATATGAAAAACACTTGTATCGTTTTCCAAACGCCTGTACATAATCCATATGTAGGATTGTTTTGGAACGATGTGGATGTATTTTTTTTTAAGTCATATATAAGAGTGAAATTTCTTTCCCATGAATCTTATATTGAATTACGATACGGTAATTATAAGTTAATAGTAAAAATCATAAAAGCTTTATTAACTTTTTATTGCTCTGCCAGGGTGATGAATTACATAGATTTTTCCAGAGAATGTATAAAAAGATTGACGTTTGGCACTGAGGCTGATAGTTTTTACAGAAAAAACATTGTAAGCACCGGCTTTAAGTCTTTCTATTTGTTAAATCTTATGGAATCTGTGCCGCTTCAAAATCCTAGGTTGCCAAAAAACGTAAGAGAAAACATTCTTTCACATATACTTAAGTACTGCAATTTATCGGTAAGGCCTAAATTATGCTGTATTTATTTGAGAGCCAAGGGACAAGCTACAAACGATAACACTTCGACGTTACGTATTGGAGCTGAGTTAGAATCCTTTGTGCCAGCCATAACATATCTGGTTAAAGAGGATTTTGTGGTTTTAGTTACAGGTGACATGAGTATTAGTAAAGAGTATGAAGCATGTTTTAATAAAAAGATTATATCTGCGGAGTTTTTAGATGTCTGCCCGCAGTTGTTTTCTCTTTTTTCGCATTCGGAGTCTGATATATGGATAGGGAATCTTGGGGGCGGCAGCTGGATGCCGGTACTCAGAGAGATTCCAATGCTTGTTGTAGACATGTATCCTTATGGAAGCGGGCTTAAAGATGCGTGGATTTTATTAAAGCCAGTGTATGACGAAACCGGCAACCTTGTCCATTACAGCAGAATGTTCAATGATTTTCTTTTTGATTATAATTTAAAAGATAACTGGAGGGTGCTGCATAACTCACCTGAGACACTGCTTGTCTCTATAAAAGAAATGCTGGATAGCCTGAAAAACAACCATGTGAGCGAGACCAACACGGCTTATTTAAAATCGTTTGGAAACCATCTCTTTTTAAAATACTACAATATGAAAATTCCAACAGTATGGTATGATTTGTTTGCAGAGTAAAGTGGTTCTCTGTCTCTAAATCTGCATAAATAGTCCCGATAGATTTTCCAAAATAAAAACTGTTATATTATATAGTGTTTGGGAAGATATCATATTATCACAGTGCTATGTATTTTCAGGCTTAATGGATTTCAAGGCAATACAAATAGGGCAAAAAGCAGAGATTTCTCATGTTATCTCAGAAGAGGACGTTCAGAGATTTGTCTCTCTCACAGGTGATGACAATCTACTACATATAGATAACGACTATGCCAGCAACACCCCGTTAAAGAAAAAAGTAGCTCATGGTATGCTTTCTGCCTCTTTTATTTCAACAGTTGTCGGAACCAAACTACCTGGCGATGGAGCGTTGTTGTTCAGGCAAAATTTAGATTTTCTCAAACCAGTGAGTGTTGGCGACGGCATAAGGGTCATTATCGAGGTTATAAAGAAAACAGACAAAACCAGGGTCATAGAATTACAAACGGATGTCTATAATCATCATAATGAAAAAATCATAAGCGGTACGGCGCAGGTAAAGGTTGTAGAAACTATTAAAAAATACGATCAGGCAACAGTGTCTGAACATGTGGAAAAGACCGCACTGGTTGTTGGTGCAAGCGGGGGTATCGGCGCTGCTGTATGTGAAAAGTTACTTACAAACGGTTGGAACATTATTGCACATTATCATAAAAATCAGGCAGCAGCCGAAAAATTAATGAAACGGATGGAACCGTTAAATAGTAAAACTTTGCTCGTTCAGGCTGATGTCGAGGATGAGGCTGATGTCGCAAAAATGTTCGACAAAATTGAGCGCTACGGTCTTAACGTCAGCGCCATTGTGTATTGTGCCTCCGCCAGAATTCCCAATGTAAAACTTAAAGATATACAATGGGACCTGATACTCAAACACTTTGAGGTCAATGTCAAAGGCTTATTTAATATACAAAAATATGCCGTGCCATCTATGCAAAAGTTTAAATATGGGAAGATAGTTGCACTAACATCAATGGCTGTGGAAAAACCAAATGCCGACTGGATACATTACATAACTGCAAAGTCTGCGTTAAACGGCTTCGTAAAGTGTTTGGCTTTAAGTCTGGCTCCTAAGGGTATAAGGGTAAATCTGATTTCACCTGGCATGACTGACACGGAGTTGATTGTTGATATCCCTGAAAAGGTACGCCTTACCACAGAGCTTCAAACACCGATAGGCCGGATAGCACAGCCTAAAGACATAGCTGGTGTCGTCGGTTTTCTGTTATCTCCGGAGTCGGATTATTTAACTGGAGAGACACTAAGAGTAAACGGCGGGCAGGTCATGATATGAGCACAATGAGCTACGTAGAGATTATTAAAAAGAACAGGGAACTAAAAAATAAATTAGCCTCTGAAGATTACACGGTGGGCGTATTAACGAATATTACAAACCATTTTTTAAAGGATATTCTTGAGTATTCTCTCCGATTGTCGGCAATTAATGCAATCGTAGAGATAGGCGGATATGATAATATTGTTCAAGATGCTGACCGTTTCCAGAAAAAGTCCTCGCTAATAATTGTTTTCTGGGAGCTGATTAACTTTATGCAGGGGTTACATAGGTTACGGCCGGCTCTTATAAACGATTACGAGGCAGTAAAGGCAGATATGGTTCATCAGATTGATTTGCTTATGGACTTACTAAAAAATACTCCACTGATAATATTTAACCGTTTTACAAACGTGGCAATGTCGATGGCAAATCCTGTACTAGGATTATTGGACAAACTTGCTGCGGACTTAAACAAATATATGGACTCCTGTAATTACCGTAATGTTTACTTTGTGGATTTGCCAGGAATATTTCTTAAAGATGGAATAGGTTTATGTTTGGATTGGAGGAATTATTACAGAAATAAGTCTTTATATACACTTTGTTTTTATAAAACCTACTGTGACACTATAATCAATGCTATAAGGGCTGCAAATGGCCAAAGTAAAAAAATGCTTATCCTTGATTGTGATAATACCCTGTGGGACGGTATCGTGGATGAAAATGGTATCGATGGAATTGACTTATCCGCCGACACAGCAAACGGTGCGATTTTTAGTGAAGTCAGAAGTATGATAAAGGAACTTGCCCACTGTGGTATCCTAATAGCGTTATGTTCAAAAAATAATTCTGACGACATAGATAAAATTCTGACCCAGCACCCCGGCATTATCTTATCCAACAACGATATTGTAATAAAGATGATCAACTGGGACGATAAGGTAACAAACATTAAACTCATAGCAGAAACAATCAGCATAGGCTTGGACAGTATGGTGTTTATAGACGATTCCGCTTTTGAAGTCGAACATGTCAGAGGGCTGCTGCCTGAGGTGAATTCATTTAAGGTGCCGGACAATTTATATGATTACCCGGCGCTTTTAAGGGAGATAAGCGGGATGTTTTATACGGCGGCACAGACAACAGAAGACTTGTCAAAGCAGACAATGTACCGGCAGCAGTTTCGCAGGGAATCGTCTAAGAGGGAATTTGACTCGCTGGACGACTACCTCGCATCGTTGGATATACAGCTATTTTGTTATGATAATGATCTGAATATTGTAACAAGACTATCTCAATTGTCGCAAAAAACAAATCAATTCAACTTAACCACAAGGCGTTATACCGAGCGGCAGATAGAGAACTTCATTACAGATGCAAAATACGATGTTTTGGCTTATCGGGTCAAAGATAAATTTGGCGACAATGGCATAACAGCAATGGTAATACTCCAGTACGATCTCCAGTCATTTACGGCTATAATCGACTCCTTTACTATGAGCTGTCGCATTATCGGGCGAAATATCGAGTTTTCCATTGTTGATCATCTCATTTGGCGTATAAAAGACAAGAATATTGACCAGATAGAGGCTGTTTATATTCCAACACAAAAAAACGTATCGGTAAAACACTTCTATGACAAATGTTCATTTCAGCTGTTGGATTCGTACAGTGACGCTGAGAAAAGATATGTGATGCATATAGATAATTATAGTTTTAAGAATGCTACCAACAACGTGATGTATGCCAATGAAAGAGATAATTAAAGAAATCCTTTCTGTAGTATTGGATGTTCCCATGCACGAGTTGGATGATTTTTCCTCCACACAGACACTTGAGCAGTGGGATTCACTTAATCATATGAAAATCATTGCTGCGCTGGAGGAACATTTTAGTGTATCGTTTACTGAACAAGAGACTCTTGAGATGCAGAGTGTGAAGTTAATAGAATATACAATTTCATGCCATTTATCGTGTCCACCTGAGTGATGGATTATCAAATTAAGGAATCTTTCCCAATATCAGACTGGGAAATCATTAAAACGTTTATAACTCAGCGCTACAGAGCTGATCATGCCTTGTGTTTTAAGCCGTTTTTTGAGTGGCAGTTTCAGGTACGTAAAAATAAGGATTTCGCAAGCATTATCTGTGCCTATGAGGGCAAACATTTAATGGGCACTCTGGGTTATTTGCCATTAGAGCTTCACTGGGGCTCACTTACAAAGCAAACGCTGGGTGTATGGCTGCTTCACTGGATGGTAAGCCCAGAGGCCCCAAAAGGCTTAGGCATTTTAATGCTTAAACGGATACAAAAGATGTTTGCGTTGTGTTTAACACTCAATTCAAGCCAATTCGGCTCGCCAATTTTGCAGGCCATGGGATGGAAATACTTTCCCAACCTGCCCCGATATATAATCGTAATGGATAAGACACACTGCAAACCGCTCCTTTATGAAGACACAGACCCAGAACAATTAAACTCTTACACTCTCAAAGCAGACTTACCTACAAGTGAAGATTCCTTAGAATCACACCTGTCCGACGACAACTACCGCCCGGACTGGACACACTATCCTGAAATGCAGTACGCAACCGTACGGTCGTTTGAGTACTTACAATGGCGCTACATGGAACATCCTTCATTTAAGTATTATTTTTTTAAATCAAGATCAAAAACCACTCCAGCCATGTGTGTGCTGCGCATTGAGAAATCGTTTGGCAAAGCATGTGTGACAGTGGGCAAGGTTGTAGATTTTTTTTACCCCACAGACGATAGAGGCATATCAGAGGCCAGCGCTGTGTTGTCTTCAGCTTTATTGTTTTGCAGGCAGCGGGAATGTGCATATGTAGAGTTCAAATGTTGTCAGGCTGAGTATGCCGAAATGTTTATGAAATTTGGAGGAGCTCTGGAGCCGCACGACAGAGCTATTCTTATCTCAAGATTAATGCCCATACAGCACTTGCACCGCAATACAAACGTCTCCTATTTATCGAAGGTGAACAACCATGCTCCACAACTAAACCAGATGTACATTACAAAATCCGATATTGATGATGATAGCCCAAGCAGCGTTTCTGTGGCATCGCAATTAATTGTATTAACTTAGGAAAAACATAAAAGGAGAGTAACAATGACAATAGAAGGCCGGGATATATTAAAAACAGTTGCAAGAGAGCAATCACAGCAGATGCGTTTGTGTAGTGCGGAGATGCCAGAGATTGTTCGCATCGAACTTTCTAACACTTGCAATATGAGTTGTCCGCACTGCCGCCACCATAGTAAAGAGAAACGAGCCTCTGAGAACTACTCCCCGTACTACAGAACTCCCATCCATATGTCAGAGAAGCAGGTTGAGGACATCTTTAACGAAGTGGCACCATATAAACCCTCAGTAACTTTAAACGTAGCAAATGAACCGTTAATTGCACAAACATTTGACTTTGCCGTAAAAACGGTTAAGAAACTGGGACTGGCCGGTACATTCAACACAAACGGCATTTTACTCAACAAGGATGTATCTACACTTCTTGTTGATACTTGCTTTGATTCAGTCACTATCAGTATAGACGCAATCACTGCTGAAACTTTAAAAAAAGCTCGTGGTATATCTTCTTTGGATAAACTCATAGACAATGTCGATATTTTGTTAAGTGTCAGAGGCAACAGTGTTTTCCCCAGAGTTGGAATAACATTTGTAGAGACCGACTATAATTATCATGAAATTCCTGACTTTTTAGAATTTTGGAAAAAACGGGTTGATTTTATCCGGATTAACGGGTTTATAAAGGATTTAACTCCGGATGTTTCCATGATTCCAGGCATACAAAGAGAGGATATGCCAAAACGGATCCCCTGTCAACAGACTTTCAGAGATATCGTGATACGCGCAAACGGAGACGTAACACCCTGTGTAATTACAGCAGAGCAGCCCAGTATCATTGTAGGCAATATTTTTAAGGAAGGTGGTGTTAAGGCTGTTTGGAACAATGACCACATGAACCACATTCGTAAGCTCCACAATACTGGACGCTGGGATGAGCTCCCCTATTGCAGACAATGTGACTACTGGATTGAGACTTTCAGCATGAAAGAAGAAATTAAAAATGGTTTTCTAATCCGGATGCCATCTCCATATACTACATTTTATAATGTCCTTGACAGACTCGATAACTGGAACAGAGATTTGCACGACAGGCAGGGTGTTGGTAGGTTTCAAGATGTATCTGTTACCAAAAAGTAATATTGAACAGTTTATAGTGTCTCCGTGGATTTGGTGAAATTGACAAAACCTGGCAGACTACTGTACTCTAGCGCCTAGGGATGGTTAGGTTTTAAATACGGAAAGTGTCTATAAATTTAAGGGGGAGATGAAGTTATGAGCGCTGATTTGCAAACACGCTGGGATAAGATAAAAAATACGTCTTTTTTCCAAAAATACAAACCTCATAATATTTTGTTTAAGTCCTTTTACACTATTAAAAACTTATCCGTTAAAGATCTCTCCAGGATTCCAGCAGCAGCCTATCGCAATTTGACAGCGTCCATTTCTTTGGTGCCAGCTATATCATTCTTTGCTCTACCCAGGTCTGCAAGCCAAAGCATCGCCTATGCGCTTGCCGATACTCTAAAAATAGTTCAGTTAACTGAAGCCACTCAGCACAATTTCACACAGAATGTAATAAGCGTACGGCCATATGTTGAGCGGCCAAGAAGAGGGTTTATAATTTATGTACATCTTCCGGCCAGCAATATAAATTTGCAAACCATCCGGTACTATAACGTAAAATGTATAGCCCACATCAGAGACCCCCGTGACGCCGTCCTTTCACTAAGTCGATTAATCATAAATAAGTATAACTCTGCAGGCATTCAATCCAGGCTCTTTGTTACAGAGCTGATGTCTTATGAAGGGCAGCAGCCAGTAACCATTTCCGAGGATATAATTAAGTCGGGATACCACAGGGTTCTTGATTGGATTTTGGAACATCGTTATGAGTCATTTGTAAAGTGGGTGAGCGACTGGATTTCTGCCCGTAACAGTATGAAAGAATTAGTGCATCTCACATCGTATGAGGAATTTGTAGCAGATTCGGACTCATACTTCAGGAATATATATGAGTTTTATGATATAAAATCGGATAAAATGCCTCCCATTTATAAGAGGCATTTCAATAAAGGAATCGCTAGAAACTTTGAAACTGAAATGACACCGGAACAACGGGTGTATGCAACTAAAATGATTCCCGACTTGATTTATGAGCATACGTTGATCAGACCGTAGGGTTGTAGAGAGTTTTTTAAAACCAGTGTCTGTTTTGCTAAACCGGAAAACCCTGTCGCTGTGAAAATTGATTAAAAGACTGATGAATATTGTCAATCAACTAATAGAGTTTTTTCGATATAAAGATAAATCCATACCCTACCGGGAACAATTATCACCAGACAACGGCACGCTGATATTATATCTAAAAGAAATGATAAACATGGGAATGGGTAAAGTGTTATTTTTATTTTTGATATCATTACCGCTTGGAATAATCGCCGGAGGCATCGAACTCTTGTTCGGTTTTACAATCTTATACTTCCTTAGCAGCTTACATATCATGTCGTACGGAAATTTACCGAATTGGTTTTTTATCAAAAACATCCTAACTCCTACATGGGCTTTTTTAATTGTCGGTATTCTAAGAGTAGCACTGTCCTTTCTGTCTCTTTTAATAAACAGCATAAGCAGTGAGGGATTCGGTTTTAAAGTCAGGCGGATAATCGTAGATAGTATTTTTAGTGGTGAAGCTTTAGAGTCTGGCATATCTGTTGCTGAACTGTCCAATTTACAAACAAACCTTATAGGAAAAGCAACCAATTTTATATATCACCTGTTGAACATCATAACGTACTTGTTTTTCGGTGCTTTTGTTCTTATAAGCCTATTTAGCCTTTCCCCGCAGCTTTCCATTGTGACGGTTATAAGCCTTGTCTTGCTGGGCCTGCCAGTGTTAATAACCAGGAAATCACATAATAATTATTCATCAAAAAGATTTTTGAAATTCAGGGAGTTTTCTATAAAGATAACTAAAGGGTTAAAAAACTTGTATTTTCTTAAAATAATAGGCCAGCAGTATCAACAGCAAAAAATACTCTATGAAGCAAACTATGCAATGTTTCTCTATGGTTTTAAATATTATTTTGGCTTTTTGTTAAATTCAAACCTGCCAGGCGTAGTTGTAATCTCTGTTGTGTTATCTATAATTACAGTAAACCGGAAATTTCATTTTATGGACAACTCCATATTTTTACCGTTCATTTACTTGCTAATACAAATAAACGCAAATACAGGAAAACTCATAATGGCTCTGGGAAACATGCAATTCGATAAAAGGTTTTTTTCCGAACTGATGAAAACTCTCAGGGAAATACAGCTCGTGAACAAGACGCATGAAACGATGGAGGATGTCATAGAGGTCAGCACTGTGGAGACATTAAAAGTGGAGCACCTGGCAATAGGTAGAGACAGTATTTTAGTTAAGGACATAAATATCAACTCAGGGCGTGGCGGTTTTGTGTACATAACAGGGCATTCGGGCAAGGGGAAAACCACATTGCTTATGACTTTAATAGGTTTGATACCGGCCATGGAAGGTGCCATTTACTTAAACGGAATCGACATAAAACATGTGGACTTCAAAAAATTCCGTAAGTATCTTGCATACTCAGGGCCTGATCCGTTTCTTTTCGATGCAACGATAAGAGAAAATATTCTCTTTGGCACTGACCATATGACCCTGCGTGAGGAGGAAATCTGGAGAGCTATGGATATAGCAGAGTGCGATTTTGTAAGGCATTTACCGGAGCAGTTAGACCATATGCTTTATGAAGGCGGTGAGGGAATATCGGCAGGCCAAAAACAGCGTCTTTCCATAGCGCGTGCACTTTTGAGAAATCCTAAAATTTTACTGCTCGATGAGGCGACCGCCAATATAGACGAAAAAACAGAGGAGAAAATTATAACCGCAATTCGCTACAATTTTCCAGACGTTCTAATCTTTGCCGTATCGCACAGAAAAAGCTTAATAAAACACGCAATCTGTATGATTGAATTATAAAAACTCCGGGTTAAAATTATTCATCACGGAATTTTATATCCAATGAATGACAGTGGCTCATAGTCAAGAGGTAATTCTTCTTTCGTAAATTTCATAAAATCATAGGCATTTAAGGAGCCCATTGATTTGGCTTTATCGAAAATTTCAAAAATACTATTATCTTTGCTTTTATCTATTCGTCTTTTTACCTTCTGCAGCAGTGAATTTTTCAAGATCAAATCATTATCACAAGCGTATTTACTGAGTTCTGAACCTTTCGGCGTAAAACAGAAGCACTGTGGCACTAAAATCGGAACAAAACCGGCTTTTGAAAATTCGTTGAAAAGATCGGAAAGACTGCTGATTACAGTAGCCCCAGGAGAATCGAAAATAAATAACTTCATGCCGTCACCATCGAGCATTTTCCTCGATACGTTGAGAATGAACTTTAAAGCGTTTTTGGAAATCTCGCTAAGAGCGTGATCACATACAATAATGTCTCTTTTTATTGTATCCATTTTATGGAAATTACAATAGACCCACCATGGAATATGTAGGCATCTACTGGTAAAACATTTTTCGTCATATTCTGTAGCAGCAAAATCGACACACTGGTCACCGGCAATATAGTCATACAAGAGACTTTGCCATAAGTAAAATGCCTGCGTGTTGTCCATGGAGGCATAATTAAACCCTGACTTTAACAATAATGCGCCCAGGTATCCGCATCCTGCACCTATCTCAAATATGGAAAAATCTTTCTTGTAAAAATCCTGCAAAAGCGATATAACCCTAAACAGGCTGATTGCTGACAAAGAAGACATCAGCGGTTTTTTGGATATGTTAAACTCTTGTTTTGTCAATTGTGAAACATCTTGTATAAGCCTGCCCATAATGTCTGCTTCATTTTCTGTATACAGATATGGAGGATAAAAATATTGTGCATTTTTTCTCACATGCATTGCATCCACATATCTTATCAGTTCCATATGATCATCCACACTTATGGGGAAATTCCCCATATTAAAAACCACAGGTTTAAAGGCAGCTATAAGTATATTTGAGATGTGTTTTAGTGCTTCGTTCTGAGCTGTCTTGTAAGATGAAACAGTTGCCTTCATTTTGCTTTGATCCCTATATAATATCTATATATTTTACTGTCAGAAACTTATATTATGTTATATGACCCCATAGTTTTTGTCAAGAATACCCTGAGGCTGAGTGCAGACAGTGTAAGAATATGGAATTTCAAATAATTTTACTTATACTCACTGCAAGGCGGTATTTGACGGAACCGTTGCTGCAAGCACAACCGTCTGAAATCGCCGTCATTTACGATTGCCTTTACAAAATCATTTATCTCAGAAAAACCATATCCGTTTGTTGACAGAAGTAGATCGTTGTAATAACGCTGCATTTTGGGATATTGCTCTACAAATATGTTTAAACCAGGCTGTTGTCTATCATCAGATATGCTGCTGTTTTTCCATGTTAGTAAAAAGTATCTCTGTGGATACACAGCTAATATCTTGAATTTTCTCATGATACTTTCCAATGTAAACAACGGTGTGTAATGAGATACGCAAAAGTTTGAATTTAGATTTATCAGAAAATGATTAAATCCATATTTTTTATATACGGCTATGGCCTCCTCTTCACTGCCGTACATTATGGCTTCGTAATCTCCATACCTGCTAATTCCGCTGTCCTCGGCAGAGGACTGGAACTTCCCTGGTGGAATTATTGTAAAAACCCTCTCAGCACCAAGCACAAGAACCTTACTGTTTTTTCCTACAGCTTTTTGTATGTCCAGTCCAATCCTATTGCTGCAATGTTTATTATAAATATAGGCAAAGGTATTTTTCCCAATTAAAAAATATGATATAGTCTTCAGATTATCGTTAAAGGGTTTATCAGAGCCGGTAATTGTCTTACCAGCCTTCATATATGCTCCGGAGGCACCAACTGCATCGTAATATATGCCGTCAGCGTCATAATTATAGACAGCAATAAACGTTAAAACCATTACCAATGAATATACAAACACAGTTATTGCATTTTTAAGATAAGGGGCTGCAGCTCGTTGTCCTGAGATATAATCCGTTAAAATATATATAGCATAAAGATAAATAACAGCCCTTATGAATATATGGCTTAAAGGGAATAACTCGGTTTGTGAACAATAGGCAGATGTAAGAATATTATGCACTAACAGTACGGCAATGAATAACATAAACTCAAC
This region of Nitrospirota bacterium genomic DNA includes:
- a CDS encoding acyl carrier protein codes for the protein MKEIIKEILSVVLDVPMHELDDFSSTQTLEQWDSLNHMKIIAALEEHFSVSFTEQETLEMQSVKLIEYTISCHLSCPPE
- a CDS encoding SPASM domain-containing protein, whose translation is MTIEGRDILKTVAREQSQQMRLCSAEMPEIVRIELSNTCNMSCPHCRHHSKEKRASENYSPYYRTPIHMSEKQVEDIFNEVAPYKPSVTLNVANEPLIAQTFDFAVKTVKKLGLAGTFNTNGILLNKDVSTLLVDTCFDSVTISIDAITAETLKKARGISSLDKLIDNVDILLSVRGNSVFPRVGITFVETDYNYHEIPDFLEFWKKRVDFIRINGFIKDLTPDVSMIPGIQREDMPKRIPCQQTFRDIVIRANGDVTPCVITAEQPSIIVGNIFKEGGVKAVWNNDHMNHIRKLHNTGRWDELPYCRQCDYWIETFSMKEEIKNGFLIRMPSPYTTFYNVLDRLDNWNRDLHDRQGVGRFQDVSVTKK
- a CDS encoding sulfotransferase domain-containing protein yields the protein MSADLQTRWDKIKNTSFFQKYKPHNILFKSFYTIKNLSVKDLSRIPAAAYRNLTASISLVPAISFFALPRSASQSIAYALADTLKIVQLTEATQHNFTQNVISVRPYVERPRRGFIIYVHLPASNINLQTIRYYNVKCIAHIRDPRDAVLSLSRLIINKYNSAGIQSRLFVTELMSYEGQQPVTISEDIIKSGYHRVLDWILEHRYESFVKWVSDWISARNSMKELVHLTSYEEFVADSDSYFRNIYEFYDIKSDKMPPIYKRHFNKGIARNFETEMTPEQRVYATKMIPDLIYEHTLIRP
- a CDS encoding ABC transporter ATP-binding protein, with the protein product MNIVNQLIEFFRYKDKSIPYREQLSPDNGTLILYLKEMINMGMGKVLFLFLISLPLGIIAGGIELLFGFTILYFLSSLHIMSYGNLPNWFFIKNILTPTWAFLIVGILRVALSFLSLLINSISSEGFGFKVRRIIVDSIFSGEALESGISVAELSNLQTNLIGKATNFIYHLLNIITYLFFGAFVLISLFSLSPQLSIVTVISLVLLGLPVLITRKSHNNYSSKRFLKFREFSIKITKGLKNLYFLKIIGQQYQQQKILYEANYAMFLYGFKYYFGFLLNSNLPGVVVISVVLSIITVNRKFHFMDNSIFLPFIYLLIQINANTGKLIMALGNMQFDKRFFSELMKTLREIQLVNKTHETMEDVIEVSTVETLKVEHLAIGRDSILVKDININSGRGGFVYITGHSGKGKTTLLMTLIGLIPAMEGAIYLNGIDIKHVDFKKFRKYLAYSGPDPFLFDATIRENILFGTDHMTLREEEIWRAMDIAECDFVRHLPEQLDHMLYEGGEGISAGQKQRLSIARALLRNPKILLLDEATANIDEKTEEKIITAIRYNFPDVLIFAVSHRKSLIKHAICMIEL